One Roseimaritima multifibrata DNA window includes the following coding sequences:
- a CDS encoding O-antigen ligase family protein, whose amino-acid sequence MNTTAPSKKHPTALALLLTLLLAGTTIWTAWDNGGGHRSTQATAAGLLLLLFPLGLALVAANWKAAPRFRVSPLVALACLAWFLGFCQTIPLPNSLLGILSPGSLAAYQDFVPAGLLAEAEAQGIEPAGGGSRHPISVAPLHTRIALTIPAGFAVACWLSTLCCREKRWGVILLLSIAGAGTLFAFFGLADSIRLARDSSEELRQRLLISPVGVGDPFGPFINNNNCAGYLNLAIAAAIGLLPLSIRRPPGSETTSETPPAPKATNPIPAASQWRTIGICLMIAILVGGILGSQSRGGALGMLAGASVLGLYLFRSGAKFRTLVVAAGTIAAAILLLSWLGMTTDVRNRLETLTSGESMNDPRLEHWQDGLRTAVAHLPGGAGLGTYRFAHLPFQAFETNLWFYNADGMHVEWLVEGGFWWIPIILAGLYFLIRDTRTLASDQDTTSPDQRSYRQGLVLASLFLIPSMIISQSFDFAIALPPVLLTVACLAGAISGAASETTQSLADRRETSGKGEWFLRLLPDGLRRSAKKMSAIGGEPSGSTRNRQATIASLLVLAILIFAQASAYVFMDRGAEAERANFAHNKHAATPADRLPDYTARFQGLENQIAGGTLIADGDLGMARWIVNEQRRAGAKWLVEQKLADSKQADRIVSPRTLRRALQQAAVDETGQTLQMEDLLTPTQSLQRYRDARDHALAAMLQSPLDDRPKEMLIELDFLDPNAEENSPQLLEQIKKLRHTNPAIMRRIQRLKMPNKENRPPTSAEGR is encoded by the coding sequence TTGAACACCACCGCCCCCTCTAAAAAACACCCCACCGCCCTAGCCCTACTCCTAACCCTACTCCTCGCCGGGACCACTATCTGGACGGCTTGGGACAATGGTGGCGGGCATCGATCGACTCAGGCGACGGCTGCGGGTCTGCTTTTGCTGCTTTTTCCGCTGGGGTTGGCGTTGGTGGCAGCGAACTGGAAGGCGGCACCCCGTTTTCGCGTTTCTCCTTTGGTCGCGCTGGCATGCTTGGCTTGGTTCCTTGGTTTCTGCCAAACCATTCCGCTACCCAATAGCCTCCTTGGCATCCTCAGCCCCGGCAGCTTGGCGGCTTACCAAGACTTTGTGCCTGCGGGCTTGCTGGCGGAAGCCGAAGCCCAAGGGATCGAACCCGCTGGCGGCGGATCACGTCACCCGATCAGTGTCGCCCCTCTGCACACTCGCATCGCACTGACCATTCCGGCAGGGTTTGCCGTTGCCTGTTGGCTATCGACGCTTTGCTGCCGAGAGAAACGTTGGGGGGTGATTCTGCTTCTAAGCATCGCGGGAGCGGGAACTCTTTTCGCCTTTTTTGGGCTGGCGGATTCGATTCGCTTGGCTCGAGATTCCAGCGAGGAATTACGTCAACGACTGCTCATTTCCCCGGTCGGAGTTGGCGACCCGTTTGGTCCTTTTATTAACAACAACAATTGTGCGGGATACTTAAACCTGGCAATTGCCGCAGCGATTGGCCTACTTCCGCTTTCGATTCGCCGCCCTCCTGGATCCGAAACGACCTCGGAGACTCCACCGGCCCCCAAGGCCACCAATCCAATCCCTGCCGCATCGCAGTGGCGAACGATCGGAATCTGCCTGATGATCGCGATCTTGGTGGGGGGAATTTTGGGAAGCCAATCCCGCGGCGGAGCCCTAGGGATGCTGGCGGGAGCAAGCGTCCTGGGACTTTACCTGTTCCGCAGCGGTGCCAAATTTCGGACGCTGGTCGTCGCTGCAGGCACCATCGCAGCGGCGATCCTGTTGCTCAGCTGGCTGGGAATGACAACCGATGTCCGCAACCGACTGGAGACGTTGACCAGCGGGGAATCGATGAACGACCCTCGCCTGGAACATTGGCAAGACGGGCTGCGAACCGCAGTCGCTCATCTGCCGGGTGGAGCTGGCCTGGGGACGTATCGCTTTGCCCACCTACCTTTTCAAGCATTTGAAACCAATCTTTGGTTTTACAACGCGGACGGGATGCACGTTGAATGGCTGGTCGAGGGGGGGTTCTGGTGGATCCCTATCATTCTAGCAGGCCTTTATTTCCTGATCCGAGACACTCGAACCCTCGCGAGTGACCAGGATACCACGTCGCCCGACCAACGCTCCTACCGGCAAGGACTGGTATTGGCCAGCCTGTTCTTGATTCCTTCGATGATTATCAGCCAGTCGTTTGACTTCGCGATCGCGCTCCCTCCGGTCTTGCTGACGGTTGCCTGCTTGGCCGGAGCCATTAGCGGAGCAGCTAGCGAAACCACCCAATCCTTAGCGGATCGCCGAGAGACGAGCGGCAAAGGGGAGTGGTTTTTAAGGCTGTTGCCGGACGGCTTGCGCCGTTCCGCTAAGAAGATGAGTGCCATTGGTGGCGAACCGTCTGGCAGCACTCGAAATCGACAGGCAACCATCGCCAGCCTGCTCGTCCTGGCGATTCTGATCTTTGCCCAAGCTTCGGCATACGTTTTCATGGACCGAGGCGCGGAGGCCGAGCGAGCCAACTTTGCTCACAACAAACACGCAGCAACGCCGGCGGACCGTTTGCCGGACTACACCGCTCGCTTCCAAGGCCTGGAAAATCAGATTGCCGGCGGGACTTTGATTGCTGACGGAGACCTGGGGATGGCGCGATGGATTGTCAATGAACAACGTCGTGCCGGAGCAAAATGGCTCGTCGAACAAAAACTAGCCGACTCCAAACAAGCCGACCGCATCGTTTCGCCCCGCACCCTCCGCAGGGCACTTCAACAGGCTGCGGTCGACGAAACGGGGCAAACCCTTCAAATGGAAGATTTGCTAACCCCCACCCAAAGCCTGCAACGATACAGGGATGCCCGAGACCACGCCTTAGCCGCAATGTTGCAATCGCCTCTGGACGACCGACCCAAAGAGATGCTGATCGAGCTGGACTTTCTTGATCCCAACGCCGAGGAGAACTCGCCACAGTTGCTGGAGCAAATCAAGAAGCTCCGTCACACCAACCCGGCAATCATGAGAAGAATCCAACGTCTGAAAATGCCAAACAAAGAGAACAGGCCGCCAACCTCAGCAGAGGGAAGGTGA
- a CDS encoding SGNH/GDSL hydrolase family protein, with product MSFKLRFAVGAILLVGFASGLVGAQDAKPVAAKKTVADQPMKPVQEDPDLPRVLLIGDSISIGYTVAVRANMKGEANVIRPLMNCGPTTRGIDNLEAWLGEGKWDVIHFNFGLHDLKHVGKDGKSLVAVEASNSRRQVTPEDYRANLQKLVDRLKQTGAELIWCSTTPVPEGARGRNVGDSVEYNAIAAEVMEANQVAIDDLYTFAKEHKRKIQKPADVHYTAAGSAILGAEVAAQIRKALKSKAE from the coding sequence ATGTCATTTAAATTGCGTTTCGCTGTTGGTGCGATTTTATTGGTTGGGTTTGCTTCGGGACTGGTTGGGGCTCAGGATGCGAAGCCTGTGGCGGCTAAAAAAACGGTCGCGGATCAACCGATGAAGCCGGTTCAGGAAGACCCTGATTTGCCTCGAGTCCTTTTGATTGGTGATTCGATTTCGATTGGCTATACCGTGGCCGTTCGTGCAAATATGAAAGGGGAAGCAAACGTTATTCGCCCGCTGATGAATTGTGGTCCGACCACTCGTGGGATCGACAATTTAGAGGCTTGGCTGGGAGAGGGGAAATGGGACGTGATCCATTTCAATTTTGGGCTGCATGACCTGAAGCATGTGGGGAAAGATGGAAAGTCGTTGGTGGCGGTTGAAGCGAGTAACAGCCGGCGGCAGGTGACGCCGGAAGATTACCGAGCCAATCTGCAAAAGTTGGTCGATCGTTTGAAGCAAACCGGAGCCGAATTGATCTGGTGCTCAACGACCCCCGTCCCCGAAGGGGCTCGAGGTCGTAACGTCGGCGATTCGGTTGAATACAACGCGATCGCTGCCGAGGTGATGGAAGCGAATCAGGTCGCTATCGACGACCTTTACACGTTTGCAAAAGAGCACAAACGGAAGATTCAAAAGCCAGCCGATGTGCACTACACCGCCGCGGGTTCCGCGATCTTGGGAGCAGAGGTGGCTGCTCAGATCCGCAAAGCATTGAAGTCCAAGGCAGAGTGA
- a CDS encoding GumC domain-containing protein, with the protein MSSTARRTVSRILGISAWGLLGMLVGLGVGYFMYVKQPAVFTSTSTFEIAGNPAGSRPASTDPAELANEAPSTQPAGPFLFSQTIIAQAIDSENLLRQLSSNRSATADQVAGQWIAAGNISTEALGSSGKGALLQLQTKAPTPSVATRLNQAILATYQSQNTDNKEFVQWNESIELLTTARAEIQKRQAELEAFAQNLEIPADAVWIDGKVESAAATRLPTLKTELQQLTAQQSALAKRLIEIEAMIAQGSSAEQILVVMGQPVPTSPPEPENASDESAARAYAAELARRERAERRAKWETEVIPLEQELEKLLTKVGPAHPAAVALKSRLAKARDDFGAPGNNETAPADKPNSPSSPDAKEGPADVEAEAPPSNGQRISTLLKQLRAQKHRLDQQRSRAEEEQSQVLLTLTSEEQKLRLADSIQQDQAQQRQLLASVITKLATLEDASPILPAILTTTSPPSEGIQTDPQLRPYLLTGGAVGLALGILAAILLWGASLMTTDGITQEKSTTI; encoded by the coding sequence ATGTCATCGACTGCTCGCCGGACCGTTTCTCGCATCCTTGGAATTTCCGCCTGGGGTCTGCTGGGGATGTTGGTTGGACTGGGGGTCGGGTACTTCATGTACGTTAAGCAGCCGGCGGTCTTCACTTCGACCTCCACTTTTGAGATCGCCGGAAACCCTGCGGGCAGCCGTCCCGCCAGCACCGATCCTGCCGAACTCGCCAATGAAGCGCCCTCTACGCAACCGGCCGGTCCGTTCCTGTTCAGTCAGACGATCATTGCCCAAGCGATCGATTCCGAAAACCTGTTGCGACAACTCTCCTCAAACCGATCGGCTACGGCGGACCAGGTGGCCGGCCAATGGATCGCGGCGGGAAACATTTCGACCGAGGCTTTGGGGTCCTCTGGCAAAGGAGCCCTCCTTCAGCTTCAAACCAAAGCCCCCACTCCTTCGGTGGCAACACGGCTAAACCAAGCGATCCTAGCCACATACCAATCTCAGAATACCGATAACAAGGAATTCGTTCAGTGGAATGAATCGATCGAGCTGCTGACCACCGCTCGCGCCGAAATCCAAAAACGACAAGCGGAACTGGAAGCGTTTGCACAAAACCTTGAAATTCCTGCCGATGCGGTTTGGATTGACGGTAAGGTCGAATCGGCTGCAGCGACTCGGCTGCCCACCTTGAAAACGGAACTGCAGCAGCTGACCGCCCAACAATCGGCACTCGCCAAACGGTTGATTGAAATCGAAGCGATGATCGCCCAAGGGTCCTCGGCAGAACAGATTCTGGTGGTGATGGGGCAACCTGTACCAACTTCGCCCCCTGAACCCGAAAATGCGAGCGACGAATCAGCGGCTAGGGCATACGCTGCGGAACTGGCACGACGCGAACGAGCCGAACGGCGTGCAAAATGGGAAACCGAAGTTATTCCGCTGGAACAAGAATTAGAAAAATTGCTGACCAAAGTCGGGCCAGCTCACCCGGCTGCCGTCGCTCTCAAAAGCCGGCTGGCAAAAGCCCGCGATGATTTCGGTGCCCCGGGCAACAACGAAACCGCCCCTGCAGACAAACCGAACAGCCCGTCTTCGCCAGACGCCAAGGAAGGTCCAGCCGACGTGGAGGCTGAGGCCCCGCCAAGCAATGGGCAGCGGATTTCGACGTTGCTGAAACAACTGCGAGCCCAAAAGCATCGCCTGGACCAACAGCGGAGCCGAGCGGAAGAGGAGCAGTCACAGGTCCTTCTTACCCTGACGTCGGAAGAGCAAAAGCTAAGGTTGGCCGATTCGATTCAGCAAGATCAGGCTCAGCAACGCCAATTGCTCGCGTCGGTGATCACAAAACTGGCGACCTTGGAAGACGCCAGCCCGATCCTGCCCGCCATTCTGACCACGACCTCCCCACCCTCCGAAGGAATCCAAACCGATCCCCAGTTACGCCCCTACCTATTAACCGGTGGAGCCGTGGGGCTTGCTTTGGGCATCTTAGCTGCGATTTTGCTATGGGGAGCCAGCCTGATGACTACAGACGGAATAACCCAGGAAAAGAGTACAACCATTTGA
- a CDS encoding thiamine phosphate synthase, giving the protein MTTAIYRILDASFNRIGEGFRTLEDYARFALNDALLAESAKGLRHDLATAASQLPRRELLAARDTPGDVGTDLQTSGEQTRAAPASVAVAAATRCQQALRSAEEYAKCISPNVAVQLEKIRYQTYTLAAAIETLPDRCNRLADRNLYALINGADGKDSFLKNLRSLAEGGVDIFQLRDKQLSDRELFEYGSAAMTALRQMPGQRPLLIINDRADIAIACQADGVHVGQDELPLASVRKMMPPASLIGVSTHSYAQAETAVLGGADYIGCGPTFPSQTKTFDEFPGLDFLKQIAASISLPAFAIGGINQENLNQVLQTGIRRIAVTAALQSAAAPQQAAAALKQSLSKAQ; this is encoded by the coding sequence ATGACAACCGCGATCTACCGCATCCTCGACGCATCCTTCAACCGCATCGGCGAAGGCTTCCGCACGCTCGAGGACTACGCGCGATTCGCTTTGAATGACGCGTTGCTTGCCGAGAGCGCAAAGGGACTGCGGCATGATCTAGCGACTGCCGCTTCGCAGTTGCCGCGGCGCGAACTACTTGCCGCGCGCGACACACCGGGCGACGTCGGCACGGACCTACAAACCAGCGGCGAACAGACGCGCGCGGCCCCGGCGTCGGTCGCCGTCGCAGCCGCCACACGCTGCCAACAAGCCCTCCGTTCTGCGGAGGAATACGCCAAATGCATTTCCCCGAACGTAGCGGTTCAACTTGAAAAGATTCGCTACCAAACCTACACGCTTGCGGCCGCGATCGAAACTTTGCCCGATCGCTGCAACCGACTGGCCGACCGGAACCTATACGCATTGATCAACGGTGCGGACGGCAAAGATTCATTCCTCAAAAACCTGCGATCACTGGCCGAGGGTGGCGTCGACATATTTCAGCTACGCGACAAACAGTTGAGCGACCGCGAACTGTTCGAATATGGGTCCGCGGCGATGACCGCGTTGCGACAGATGCCGGGGCAACGTCCGCTATTGATCATCAACGACCGAGCCGACATTGCGATCGCATGCCAAGCGGACGGGGTCCACGTCGGACAAGACGAATTGCCGCTCGCCAGCGTTCGAAAAATGATGCCCCCGGCAAGCCTGATCGGAGTCTCCACACACTCTTACGCCCAAGCTGAAACAGCGGTTTTGGGCGGAGCGGATTACATCGGCTGCGGCCCCACTTTCCCCAGCCAAACCAAAACGTTCGACGAATTTCCCGGATTGGATTTCCTCAAGCAAATTGCCGCGTCGATCTCGTTGCCCGCGTTTGCAATCGGGGGCATCAACCAAGAGAACCTGAACCAAGTCCTACAAACCGGAATCCGCCGGATCGCAGTCACCGCCGCCCTCCAATCCGCAGCCGCCCCTCAACAAGCCGCCGCCGCCCTCAAGCAAAGCCTAAGCAAAGCCCAATAA